CGCGACCGGCGCACGGGCAAGCTCCTGGTCGAGATCGATCCGCGCTTCTTCCGGCCGGCGGAGGTCGACCTGTTGCTCGGCAATCCCGCCAAGGCCAAACGCAAGCTCGGCTGGGAGCCGCGCGTGCGCTTTCCGGAGCTGGTCGAGATCATGATGAAGGCCGACCTCGAGGGCGTCGGCGGCCGCTGAGTCACTGACTCGCTGACTCCCGCGTCGTGGCGCCGCGCACCGCGGCGCGCACCGGCTCCGCCAGCTCGCGCGCCAGCGCCCCGAGCTCGGCCTCGGCCGCGGGCACGGCGTCGGGTACGCTCGGCAGCACGCGCGTCGAGAGCCGCACGAACGCGTAGCGCGAGCGGCCGGCGATGCCGTCGAGCGCGCGCAGCCACGGCTCGACCCGGGGCGCGGCGGGCCAGCGCTCGGGTGGCTGGAACCAGTACAGCACCAGCTCCTCGGAGGGACCCTGCGTGGCGGCCAGGTAGTGCGCGTGCAGCCGGTCGCCCGAGGCCAGGTCGAGCTCGCGGTCGTGCAGCCCCACCACGTCCCAGCCCTGCGCCGGGTAGCAGACCTCGGGGTCATGCGCGCCGCTCGCGCCCACGCCGTCGTAGAACGCCACGTAGGCCCAGACGGGCGC
The sequence above is drawn from the Myxococcota bacterium genome and encodes:
- a CDS encoding EpsI family protein; the protein is MKRSASLALVLVCLSLPLLSFAWARARARNLHEFQPARIPARLGEFALDREDALPEDVRAMLSPEAYVFRLYARPDGAPVWAYVAFYDGVGASGAHDPEVCYPAQGWDVVGLHDRELDLASGDRLHAHYLAATQGPSEELVLYWFQPPERWPAAPRVEPWLRALDGIAGRSRYAFVRLSTRVLPSVPDAVPAAEAELGALARELAEPVRAAVRGATTRESASQ